The nucleotide window CGAGAGAAAAATTAAGTCCATCAGTCTCTTTCAGACTTTTTAGATCGACTTTAGACTTCAGATAGATGTACTAATTTTTTCTGCAATCACTAGTTCTTCAATTACCCCCAAAACAGAGTACTGTATTGGTTTCAGTCGACTTTTTTAACATGATTATTTTCCAGACAACTGAATAATAGCAGGTCCCAGTTTTCTCCTTATTTCCACGTACGGCTAATGAACAACACTAATTATGCATGCTTCAATAGAATAACACCTATAACTTCCACAACCAAGATGACGGATGGCGGCCAAGACAACGAACTTGCTGCTCTGGAGAAAGTGTTGCTCGACAAAAGTGCGGATCCTGTCGATCTGCCTTTCTCGCTTCTCAAGGCCATCACAGGGAACTTCTCTGAAGATAATGAAATCGGCAGCGGCGGGTTCGGAGCGGTTTACAAGGTAAGCAAGCCGACCCTCCGCTCTGAAATTAATTTACCAGAGACAATCTAGCTGACACGATTCTATGTGAGATGCAGGGCGTGCTTCCAAGTGGTCGCACCGTTGCCGTGAAGAAGCTCTTTGAGATGTACGAGATCCTGGACAAGAATTTCGCAAGCGAGGTCACCTGTCTTGCTGGGGTCCGGCACAAGAATACCGTGCGATTTCTCGGATACTGCTCCGAGACGCAGCAAGTACTGATGCCATATGACGGGAAGCGTGTCTTGGCTGATGTGCGGCATAGGCTGCTCTGCTTCGAGTACATGCCCAAAGGGTGCCTTGCTGACTATCTCCCTGGTAAAATCTGATCAGCCTTTTGAGCTTGTGTGGTTCAGCCTATCTCTCCGCATATAGTGCCAACTATTTGTTATACTTAATACTCTCCACAGATGCAGCTTGTCGATTTCAGTGGATCACACGTTATCAAATAATCAAGGGGGTCTGTGAAGGCGTACATTATCTTCACAAGCAGCGTATTATTCACATGGACCTCAAACCTCAAAATGTACTATTGGATGACAACATGCTGCCCAGAATTACGGATTTCGGTCTATCAAGACGCTTAAGTGAAAGCAAGAGTCGGGCTATCACTGAAAACAAGCATGGGACGATGTAGGCTAGCAATTTTCTTTGAGAACTTGATGTTTTTATCAGCCATCTACCAACTTTGTCGCATACACTTTATTCACTAATTGTACAAACTGCACTATTTTTTATGCAGGGGATATATGGCACCAGAATTTATAAACAAGGGAGAAATCACCTTCAAGACAGACATATATAGTTTGGGAGTTATAATAATGGAGATCCTTATGGGACATAAGGACTACTCCAATGTTAAGGAGGTAATTATATTATACATGAGGTTCCAAGAAACAACATCATAGACAACATGCTTAGCACAAACCTCAATATTGTTGAACAGAAATGCAACACATATTCAATCAGAGTATTTAGTTAACAGTAGAATTTGTAAATGACAAGATTTGAATGTTGTCTTTGTACTGATCTTCCACAAAACGTAAAATAAAGATGGTTCTGATTTCTGAGTCATTATGTGTGTCAAAAGATTACTAACACTAAAATCGATCAAGTGAGAAATTCAATTTTGTTTGTGGCAGTATCCTTGCATTTGGTCTCCAGTCCTAAATCAATACGGCGGTGTGCTTTTTCTAAAATGCAAGCCATGCTTTTTTGTAACTCACTAGGCTGTCAAATTGGCAGATAGTTGAAAGTTGGACGAACAAGTTCAGGACATCAGAGAGCCAGACAGCACTGGAACAAGTAAAAGTATGTGCTGAGATAGGGATAAAATGCATGAACTATGACCCAAAGAATAGGCCTGCTACATGGTTTATCATTAGTGGAATACTGGGTGATGTGGAAATTTCAAACTGGTCTATTACAAGTGATGTAGCTACCTCGACAGAAGGGCAGGTACAATTACTCAATAGTAAATGTATATGATCCACCATTTAACTATTTAGTGATTTGTCCTGACCTTCTTTTCATTTTTGTTGCAGATAGGCTTTGCCTCCAAGTTGGTGGATGAATTGAAGTTGATGGATGATTCCGCTGCAGCATCCGAACTGCAGCCATCAGCGCTGGAGGTAGAGCAGGAGGATGGCAAAGTGAGCCTAGAGAGTAAGGGGAAGGCAACAACAGTGATTGTGGCAACTGGGGTGATGAGCACCCTCAGTGCCAAGCTTGCCAAGCTCATGGGCGACGAGTACATTAAGCGCAAAGAGGTGAGGAAGCAGGCGTCCTTCCTCAAGAAGGAGTTGAGCACCATAAACGCTGTCCTTGAGCAGCTGGAGCTCATGGATGAGCTCGCTCCAGCGCTAAAAAATTGGAGGGATGATGTCAGGGAGATCTCCTATGACATGGAGAATTGCATTGATGACTTCATGCGCCAATTTGGAGGTGAGGATGCTGAAGCAAGCTTCGTCGGCGAGGCTGCTGAACTTCACAAGAGGTTGTGCGAGCTTCATAGGATTGCCAACCAGATGGAAGAGCTCAGGACTCTTGTGGTAGAAGCAAATGCTCGACGTGAGAGCTACAAGATTGATGATTGCAAGCCTAGCTTTGTGGGTGTCGACCCTCGGCTGTCAGCGGTCTACCAGGAGGCAACTAGCCTTGTGGGCATTGACGGCCCAAGGGGGGAGGTTGCCAATTGGTTGATGGATACTCAGAAAAAACTCAAGGTTGTGTCTGTTGTTGGTTTTGGAGGTCTGGGTAAAACTACACTTTCCAAACAGGTGTATGATAAGATCAGGGGGCATTTCAAGAGTGTGGCATTCATTTCAGTTTCACAGAAGCCTGATATGAGAGTGCTTCTCAATCGCCTACAATTGAAACTTGGGATAAGTGTGTCTTCTCATGATTGCGGGTTTGAAGACATCATTGAAGAGCTAAGGAAGTATCTCGCAGATAAAAGGTAATTACTTACTTCCTATAGCCACTGGCATTGGCTGCTCATCTTCAATTT belongs to Triticum urartu cultivar G1812 chromosome 7, Tu2.1, whole genome shotgun sequence and includes:
- the LOC125523211 gene encoding CBL-interacting protein kinase 10-like translates to MTDGGQDNELAALEKVLLDKSADPVDLPFSLLKAITGNFSEDNEIGSGGFGAVYKGVLPSGRTVAVKKLFEMYEILDKNFASEVTCLAGVRHKNTVRFLGYCSETQQVLMPYDGKRVLADVRHRLLCFEYMPKGCLADYLPDAACRFQWITRYQIIKGVCEGVHYLHKQRIIHMDLKPQNVLLDDNMLPRITDFGLSRRLSESKSRAITENKHGTMGYMAPEFINKGEITFKTDIYSLGVIIMEILMGHKDYSNVKEIVESWTNKFRTSESQTALEQVKVCAEIGIKCMNYDPKNRPATWFIISGILGDVEISNWSITSDVATSTEGQIGFASKLVDELKLMDDSAAASELQPSALEVEQEDGKVSLESKGKATTVIVATGVMSTLSAKLAKLMGDEYIKRKEVRKQASFLKKELSTINAVLEQLELMDELAPALKNWRDDVREISYDMENCIDDFMRQFGGEDAEASFVGEAAELHKRLCELHRIANQMEELRTLVVEANARRESYKIDDCKPSFVGVDPRLSAVYQEATSLVGIDGPRGEVANWLMDTQKKLKVVSVVGFGGLGKTTLSKQVYDKIRGHFKSVAFISVSQKPDMRVLLNRLQLKLGISVSSHDCGFEDIIEELRKYLADKRYLIVLDDLWDQSAWNTISLAFPENGNGSRIIVTTRVEDVASVAC